From Methanocella paludicola SANAE, a single genomic window includes:
- a CDS encoding TRAP transporter permease has product MGEDSGDINGNIKLKHEELDELEVKYSNIRSLTAWGLLAVSAVAITSSFYHLYVAYAGMPTYQFHLTMHLMFMMVLAFFIYPISSKVLSGKKGADKIPVYDLAIAAVAIFVCMYWIVNYVTLTQSIGAMTTTDYIVGGIGILLVLEGTRRTVGPALSVIAAIFIAYAYFGNYMPGFLQHKGFGIERIISNLWYTDSGIFGVPLMVSAQYVIVFILFGAFLKYSGAGEFFISLAYALTGWRKGGPAKTAVLASGFFGMISGSSIANAVTVGSFTIPLMKKAGYRKEFAGAVEASASTGGQIMPPVMGAAAFLMVEYTHIPYNHIIISAAIPAIAFFFGLWVMAHLEAGKSNLPSVPRSQLPDAWKLFKEKGYMFISVILLLYLIIFAQLSVELAGFYSIIAIVLISWVRKDTRMGIKQLRAALEEGTKGSVGVALACACAGIISGVATLTGLGATIASAVGSLSMSMGGYFVWLFGSLPVASLFVALVVTMIACLILGMGLPTTATYVVLVVLAVPAIIKFNLPTGAAIPLMAVHMFVLYYGVIADITPPVALAAYAASGIAKSNQFWTGVEAFKISLNKLLVPFAFVFSPAILLLGINFSDPMSIGGAAFDIITVFIGIICLQISLCGYFITNCTRIERIILFASALALIYPNFWGAVFGISCLAIVYFLNTTRIKSGKTIELTPFIAIRR; this is encoded by the coding sequence ATGGGTGAGGACAGCGGAGATATTAATGGCAATATAAAGCTAAAGCACGAAGAGCTCGACGAGCTGGAAGTTAAGTATTCTAATATCCGCAGTCTCACTGCCTGGGGCTTACTTGCCGTCTCTGCCGTCGCGATCACCTCCTCGTTCTATCACCTCTACGTTGCCTATGCGGGAATGCCCACTTACCAGTTCCATCTCACCATGCACCTCATGTTCATGATGGTGCTGGCGTTCTTTATCTATCCGATATCCTCGAAGGTCCTTAGCGGTAAGAAAGGGGCCGATAAGATACCGGTCTACGACCTGGCCATCGCAGCCGTTGCCATCTTTGTCTGCATGTACTGGATCGTGAACTATGTGACGCTCACCCAGTCGATCGGCGCTATGACGACCACGGACTATATCGTCGGCGGCATCGGCATACTGCTCGTGCTCGAGGGCACCCGGAGGACCGTCGGCCCGGCGCTGTCCGTCATCGCCGCGATCTTCATCGCTTACGCCTACTTCGGCAACTACATGCCCGGATTCCTGCAGCATAAGGGATTCGGCATCGAGCGGATCATATCGAACCTCTGGTACACCGATTCGGGCATCTTCGGCGTGCCCCTGATGGTCTCCGCCCAGTACGTCATCGTCTTCATCCTCTTCGGCGCCTTCCTCAAATATTCGGGCGCCGGCGAGTTCTTCATCAGCCTCGCCTATGCGCTGACCGGCTGGCGAAAGGGCGGCCCCGCCAAGACGGCCGTCCTCGCTTCGGGCTTCTTCGGCATGATATCGGGAAGCTCTATCGCGAACGCCGTGACCGTGGGCTCCTTTACCATACCCCTGATGAAGAAAGCCGGCTACAGGAAAGAGTTCGCTGGTGCAGTCGAGGCTTCCGCCTCCACGGGCGGCCAGATCATGCCCCCGGTCATGGGCGCTGCGGCCTTCCTGATGGTCGAATATACGCACATCCCTTATAACCATATCATTATCTCCGCGGCCATACCGGCCATCGCCTTCTTCTTCGGCCTGTGGGTCATGGCCCACCTCGAGGCGGGAAAATCCAACCTCCCGTCCGTGCCCCGGTCGCAGCTTCCGGACGCGTGGAAGCTCTTTAAAGAAAAAGGCTACATGTTCATCTCGGTCATCCTGCTGCTCTACCTGATCATCTTCGCCCAGCTCTCCGTAGAGCTGGCGGGCTTCTACAGCATCATCGCCATCGTCCTGATAAGCTGGGTCCGTAAGGATACGCGCATGGGCATCAAGCAATTACGCGCAGCCCTGGAGGAAGGCACGAAGGGCTCGGTAGGCGTCGCCCTCGCATGTGCCTGCGCGGGCATCATATCGGGCGTGGCCACCCTCACCGGCCTTGGCGCCACCATCGCTTCCGCGGTCGGCAGCCTTTCCATGTCAATGGGCGGCTACTTCGTGTGGCTCTTCGGCTCACTGCCGGTAGCTTCTCTATTCGTGGCCCTGGTGGTCACCATGATCGCATGCCTGATCCTGGGCATGGGCCTGCCGACCACCGCAACGTATGTCGTCCTTGTCGTGCTGGCCGTCCCGGCCATCATCAAGTTCAACCTGCCCACGGGCGCGGCAATACCCCTGATGGCGGTGCACATGTTCGTGCTTTATTACGGCGTGATCGCCGATATCACGCCGCCCGTCGCCCTCGCCGCCTACGCGGCCTCGGGTATCGCAAAATCAAATCAATTCTGGACGGGCGTGGAGGCCTTCAAGATCTCCCTGAATAAGCTGCTGGTGCCGTTCGCCTTCGTGTTCTCGCCGGCGATCCTGCTCCTGGGCATTAACTTCAGCGACCCCATGTCGATCGGGGGTGCGGCGTTCGACATCATCACGGTCTTCATCGGCATCATATGCCTGCAGATATCGCTCTGCGGCTATTTCATCACGAACTGTACCCGTATCGAGCGTATCATCCTGTTTGCCTCTGCACTGGCCCTGATATACCCGAACTTCTGGGGCGCTGTCTTCGGCATATCCTGCCTGGCCATCGTGTATTTCCTGAACACCACGAGGATCAAGTCCGGTAAGACGATCGAATTAACTCCGTTCATCGCCATCAGGCGATAG
- a CDS encoding type II secretion system F family protein, with translation MDEFSTIAHVIFGGEVRKHKEKFYGLQKSLRQAHMAQSYEVYASVAYLVSAIVGFIGALIGVVIAFFILNVLNTKGNFTNIHMPESLSWIAPFTDIIVIILGMSIMAVFCYYVTYTVVMLIPAINASDRKSKINKQIPYAVTFMYALSKGGMDIIGILRALNSAESTYGDISREIGIIIRDMDYFGSDLRTAIINCTNQTSSDLLQDLLTNLLSVIDSGGDVTQYLYGKTDQYQQRLLQDQKSFLEILGLIAESYVTALVAAPLFIIIMQSVMTIMNGGSNILLYIIIYAMVPIGSVAFTIMISMITPTEEEAVNKFEIPNTNVYDSIPIEDSGRSKAEEQKLIGAIKAGKSSQKRKEFMQNPLKPIMEKPELSLLISVPVAILFTGLYLALTLGSLSSAMTNVTLMQNSATANISDPLVLYGPIIGYFDDILIFIMLILMIPLSVFFENKIRRERKISAEMPDFLKKLASTNETGMTLTQSIALISNDNFGTISSEVKKINRNIQWGIDVNTALKMFGNSLNTALSQRVITLITKASESSGDIRDVLNVAANDAKMGERIRRERSDGMLIYVAIIFITFCVFIYCVYTLSSSFIPVMYSAGNSNAAAAGSSAATAGATYIQAFNPEDYYRLFFHAVILQGMFAGLLAGVMGEGRWMSGLKYAIIMMIIAYVMFALFI, from the coding sequence ATGGACGAGTTCAGCACCATCGCGCACGTCATATTCGGCGGAGAAGTGCGAAAGCACAAGGAAAAGTTCTACGGGCTCCAGAAAAGTCTCCGGCAGGCCCACATGGCACAGTCCTACGAGGTGTATGCTTCCGTGGCGTACCTCGTTTCGGCCATCGTCGGCTTCATAGGGGCCCTCATCGGCGTTGTCATTGCCTTCTTCATCCTTAACGTGCTCAACACCAAGGGCAACTTTACGAATATCCATATGCCGGAATCGCTATCCTGGATAGCGCCCTTCACCGATATCATCGTTATAATCCTGGGCATGTCCATCATGGCCGTGTTCTGCTATTACGTAACCTACACGGTCGTCATGCTCATACCGGCGATCAACGCCAGCGACCGTAAGTCGAAGATAAACAAGCAGATACCATATGCGGTCACGTTCATGTACGCGCTCTCAAAGGGCGGAATGGACATCATCGGCATCCTGCGGGCGCTGAACTCGGCGGAGAGCACGTACGGCGATATCTCCCGCGAGATAGGCATTATCATACGGGACATGGATTACTTCGGCAGCGACCTCCGTACGGCCATCATCAACTGTACTAACCAGACATCGTCGGACCTGCTCCAGGACCTCTTGACGAACCTGCTTTCAGTCATCGACTCGGGCGGCGACGTCACGCAGTACCTGTACGGTAAGACCGACCAGTACCAGCAGAGGCTCTTACAGGACCAAAAATCGTTCCTCGAGATACTGGGGCTGATCGCCGAGTCGTACGTTACGGCCCTGGTAGCGGCGCCCCTGTTCATCATCATCATGCAGTCTGTCATGACGATCATGAACGGTGGCAGCAACATATTGTTATACATCATCATCTACGCCATGGTCCCGATAGGCTCCGTCGCGTTCACCATCATGATCAGCATGATCACTCCCACGGAGGAAGAGGCGGTCAATAAGTTCGAGATCCCGAATACGAACGTATACGATTCGATCCCGATCGAGGACTCCGGCCGCTCGAAAGCCGAAGAGCAAAAGCTGATCGGCGCGATCAAAGCGGGCAAGAGCAGCCAGAAGCGTAAGGAGTTCATGCAAAACCCACTAAAGCCGATCATGGAAAAGCCGGAGCTTTCGCTGCTGATCAGCGTGCCGGTCGCGATCCTCTTTACGGGCCTCTATTTAGCATTAACCTTAGGTAGCCTGAGCAGCGCGATGACGAACGTGACGCTGATGCAGAACAGCGCAACGGCGAATATCTCAGACCCGCTGGTCTTATACGGCCCGATCATCGGCTATTTCGACGACATCCTCATCTTCATAATGCTGATCCTGATGATACCTCTCTCCGTCTTCTTCGAGAACAAGATCCGGCGGGAGCGCAAGATATCGGCGGAGATGCCCGACTTCCTCAAGAAGCTGGCGTCCACCAACGAGACGGGCATGACTCTGACGCAGTCCATCGCCCTGATCAGCAACGACAACTTCGGCACCATCAGCAGCGAAGTTAAAAAGATCAACCGGAACATCCAGTGGGGCATAGACGTGAACACGGCTCTCAAGATGTTCGGGAACTCGCTGAACACGGCTCTCTCCCAGAGGGTCATCACGCTGATCACCAAGGCCTCGGAGTCGAGCGGCGACATACGTGACGTCCTGAACGTCGCGGCCAACGACGCGAAGATGGGCGAGCGCATACGCAGAGAGCGTTCAGACGGCATGCTGATCTACGTGGCCATCATCTTCATAACGTTCTGCGTGTTCATCTACTGCGTCTACACGCTTTCGTCCAGCTTCATACCGGTCATGTACAGCGCAGGGAACAGCAATGCTGCAGCAGCTGGCTCTAGCGCAGCAACAGCGGGCGCGACTTATATACAAGCGTTCAACCCCGAGGATTACTACCGGCTGTTCTTCCATGCGGTCATACTCCAGGGCATGTTCGCCGGCTTACTCGCGGGAGTAATGGGCGAGGGAAGGTGGATGTCAGGCCTGAAGTACGCGATCATCATGATGATCATCGCATACGTCATGTTCGCGCTATTCATCTAG
- a CDS encoding DUF1850 domain-containing protein codes for MKNNPVFFLLFLALFALALLLMLPIVMVVNISDIKGSTLIEEPINPGDRISVNYTHSVEKTYVNETYVVDNGGRLALYSAVFESSGAGLPSDASYEIEQGENGQFIIRNYDRTYDEVTYGTGNISRHRVIIDNSEYYIYDKLKENNKFTIKISRDSPINIFILHI; via the coding sequence ATGAAAAACAATCCTGTTTTCTTTTTATTATTCCTGGCTCTCTTTGCGCTGGCCTTGCTGCTCATGTTGCCGATAGTGATGGTGGTTAATATCTCCGATATAAAAGGCAGTACGCTTATCGAGGAGCCGATAAATCCCGGAGACAGGATATCCGTCAACTACACGCATTCGGTAGAAAAGACATACGTTAACGAGACATACGTCGTCGATAATGGGGGCCGGCTGGCACTCTACTCAGCAGTCTTCGAATCCAGCGGCGCAGGCCTCCCCTCTGATGCTTCATACGAGATAGAGCAGGGCGAGAACGGCCAGTTCATCATCCGCAATTATGATCGCACCTATGACGAGGTGACGTACGGCACCGGAAATATTTCCCGCCACAGGGTCATTATTGATAACTCAGAATATTACATTTATGACAAATTAAAGGAAAACAACAAATTTACAATTAAAATTTCGAGAGATTCTCCCATAAATATCTTTATTTTACATATTTGA
- a CDS encoding IS3 family transposase (programmed frameshift), producing MGKMERRRFSREFKLQVLRELESCKSVAEVCREHDLTRFLVARWKREHGKDPDAFQGKGKCKARVDENRTRELERLVGQLYAENDFLKRALANMKKRAGRRSRERSYMSVLECRGSLPVSRAVELMGVSRSGYYRWLHARSRVKPCRPDLLLREEIQRIALDYPRYGYRRVGVELVRRGHRAGLKRVYELMKQDNLLCVRRRYRHCTTDSNHSMRVYENLAKGMRISGINQLWVADITYIQLSREYVYLAVVIDVYSRRCLGWMLSRNIDTRLTLGALHNALETRRTELGGLVHHSDQGVQYASKEYVECLLEHGIRVSMSRRGNPYDNAFAESFMKTLKYEEVYLNEYETFKDAMENIERFIDEVYNQKRLHSSIGYRSPIEYEKTLNMNVVA from the exons ATGGGTAAGATGGAGCGGCGGAGGTTTTCGCGGGAGTTTAAGCTTCAGGTGTTGCGGGAGCTTGAGAGTTGTAAGAGTGTGGCAGAGGTGTGTCGGGAACATGATCTCACACGGTTCCTTGTCGCGAGGTGGAAGCGGGAGCATGGGAAGGATCCTGACGCGTTTCAGGGTAAGGGTAAGTGTAAGGCTCGCGTGGATGAGAATCGGACGAGGGAGTTGGAGAGGCTGGTTGGCCAGTTGTATGCGGAGAATGATTTTTTAAAAAGAGCGTTGGCCAACATGAAGAAACGTGCGG GAAGAAGATCGAGGGAGAGATCGTATATGAGCGTACTGGAATGTCGTGGTAGTCTTCCGGTATCGAGGGCTGTGGAATTGATGGGGGTCAGCAGGAGTGGGTATTACCGGTGGCTGCATGCCCGAAGCAGGGTGAAGCCATGTAGGCCTGATTTGTTGCTCAGGGAGGAGATCCAGCGTATCGCCCTCGATTACCCGAGGTATGGGTACAGGCGTGTGGGGGTGGAACTCGTCCGTCGAGGGCATCGGGCAGGCCTGAAAAGGGTGTACGAGCTGATGAAACAGGATAATCTGCTCTGCGTGAGAAGACGGTACAGGCATTGTACTACTGACTCTAACCATAGCATGCGGGTGTACGAGAATCTGGCCAAGGGCATGAGGATCTCCGGTATTAACCAGTTGTGGGTGGCCGATATCACGTACATCCAGTTATCCAGGGAATACGTGTACCTGGCCGTAGTGATAGACGTGTACAGCAGACGGTGCCTGGGCTGGATGCTCAGCCGTAACATTGACACTCGGCTGACGCTGGGAGCATTGCATAATGCACTGGAGACCAGGAGGACGGAGTTAGGCGGCCTGGTTCATCATAGCGATCAGGGAGTCCAGTACGCCTCTAAGGAGTACGTGGAATGCCTCCTTGAGCACGGTATCCGGGTTAGCATGAGCAGGCGTGGCAATCCGTATGATAACGCGTTCGCCGAGAGCTTCATGAAGACCCTGAAGTACGAGGAGGTATACCTGAACGAGTACGAGACGTTCAAGGATGCAATGGAGAACATCGAACGGTTCATCGACGAAGTGTACAACCAGAAACGATTACACTCGTCGATAGGATACAGATCGCCAATCGAATACGAGAAAACATTAAATATGAATGTTGTGGCTTAA
- a CDS encoding TAXI family TRAP transporter solute-binding subunit, with amino-acid sequence MCILAILVVLVSAFTFGCTSPTTSPGANATATPKPVAQYTLLTGGTTGTYYPIGTSIASIVNNASIGMKLTTVTTGASVENCRRIASKEDNFATVQNDVMKAAYDGTKLFNTSSKNLRGICALYPETIQVIVLKDSGIKSISDLKGKRVIVGAAGSGSEFNALEILAAYGINKSDITVDNNALGTATDRLKNGQADAAFWSGGAPTAGVTNLATSKDVSILPITGPEADKLINQSPYYTKTTLPKDMYKGMDAPVETLNVIAWLITYEDMSSDDVYNLLSVMYNNTDTLKNSHAMAGYITPEYAYTGMTIPMHPGATKYFDEKGIKAP; translated from the coding sequence ATGTGCATTTTAGCGATCTTAGTGGTATTAGTGTCGGCATTCACCTTCGGGTGTACCAGCCCGACGACCTCGCCCGGCGCCAACGCTACCGCGACCCCGAAGCCCGTCGCCCAGTACACGCTCCTGACAGGCGGCACGACCGGCACCTATTACCCGATCGGCACGAGCATCGCGAGCATTGTGAACAACGCGTCTATCGGCATGAAGCTCACGACGGTCACGACCGGCGCATCGGTTGAGAACTGCAGGCGCATTGCGTCGAAGGAGGACAACTTCGCGACCGTCCAGAACGACGTAATGAAGGCAGCATACGATGGGACCAAGCTCTTCAACACGTCGAGTAAGAACCTGAGGGGCATCTGTGCCTTATACCCGGAAACCATCCAGGTCATCGTCCTGAAGGACTCCGGCATTAAGAGCATCAGCGACCTGAAGGGCAAACGGGTCATCGTCGGCGCGGCGGGCAGCGGCTCGGAGTTCAACGCGCTCGAGATCCTGGCGGCTTACGGCATCAATAAGAGCGACATCACCGTGGACAACAACGCCCTGGGCACGGCAACGGACCGGCTCAAGAACGGCCAGGCGGATGCGGCCTTCTGGAGTGGCGGAGCCCCCACGGCGGGCGTCACGAACCTCGCCACGTCCAAGGACGTCAGTATATTACCCATAACCGGCCCCGAGGCTGATAAGCTCATAAACCAGTCGCCGTACTACACGAAGACGACGCTCCCGAAGGACATGTACAAGGGCATGGACGCCCCGGTCGAGACGCTGAACGTCATCGCCTGGCTCATCACCTACGAGGACATGTCCTCGGATGACGTGTACAACCTGCTGTCGGTGATGTACAACAACACGGACACGCTCAAGAACAGTCACGCCATGGCCGGCTACATTACGCCGGAATATGCCTACACGGGCATGACAATTCCCATGCACCCTGGCGCCACGAAGTACTTCGACGAAAAGGGGATAAAAGCACCGTAA
- a CDS encoding RAD55 family ATPase has translation MRLPTGVDILDRNLSGGLPIGALVYFSANPKSMPEVFLLELATPRKTYYITTSKDPRYIMRDMKELDLDVPDVEFLDLHSEYYQKILPHEPDKHKAIKKLIEFLNNWLATLESKKENDFTIIFDSFSFLVELGVDADELKTLLDRIYDIINDGNGICYLMMIKGVHHESVESRIQYWCDVIFDIDLERKGDKIVNKLTLPKIRGMSPVTDYIKFKVTDRITIDTSRDIV, from the coding sequence ATGCGGCTTCCCACAGGGGTCGACATTCTTGATCGTAACCTGAGCGGCGGCCTCCCCATCGGGGCCCTGGTCTATTTTTCCGCCAACCCGAAGTCGATGCCGGAGGTATTTCTCTTAGAGCTGGCGACGCCCAGAAAGACCTACTACATAACGACCAGCAAGGATCCCCGATACATCATGCGGGATATGAAGGAGCTTGACCTGGACGTGCCGGATGTCGAGTTCCTCGACCTGCATTCCGAGTATTACCAAAAGATACTGCCCCATGAGCCCGATAAGCATAAGGCGATAAAAAAGCTTATCGAGTTCCTGAATAACTGGCTGGCTACGCTTGAATCTAAAAAAGAGAATGATTTCACGATCATTTTCGACAGCTTTAGCTTTTTAGTCGAGCTGGGGGTCGATGCCGACGAGCTCAAGACCCTGCTGGACAGGATATATGACATTATCAACGACGGCAACGGCATCTGCTACCTCATGATGATCAAAGGCGTGCATCATGAGTCCGTCGAGAGCCGTATCCAGTACTGGTGCGACGTGATCTTCGACATCGACCTTGAGCGCAAAGGCGATAAGATCGTCAATAAGCTGACCCTGCCCAAGATCCGGGGCATGAGTCCCGTTACGGACTATATCAAGTTCAAGGTGACCGACCGTATCACCATCGATACGTCCCGGGATATCGTGTAA
- a CDS encoding metal-dependent hydrolase, with protein MKLTWHGHSNFEVEDSLDTIIDPFFMGNSMADVKWDEVSPDVLVITHGHADHMGDAISIAKETECEIIGVNELAKYMQSRGIDALGSNIGGTIELGPVKYTLVQAVHSNGIDEAGFGWDAGSPAGVVIEDTSVVYHAGDTALFSDMALIGELYKPKVALLPIGGRFTMDARAAVMAVKLIKPELVVPMHYNTFDVIKADPWKFQKMVEDETDAEAVVMEPGDSIDI; from the coding sequence ATGAAGCTCACCTGGCATGGCCATTCAAATTTCGAGGTCGAAGACAGCCTCGATACGATCATCGATCCATTCTTTATGGGTAATTCAATGGCCGATGTCAAATGGGACGAGGTGAGCCCGGACGTCCTCGTCATTACGCACGGCCATGCCGACCACATGGGCGACGCCATAAGCATCGCGAAGGAGACCGAATGTGAGATCATCGGCGTCAACGAGCTGGCGAAGTACATGCAATCCCGGGGCATCGATGCGCTGGGTTCTAACATCGGCGGCACCATCGAGCTGGGCCCGGTGAAATACACCCTGGTCCAGGCTGTCCACTCGAACGGCATCGACGAGGCGGGATTCGGCTGGGATGCAGGAAGCCCTGCGGGCGTCGTCATCGAGGACACCAGTGTCGTCTACCATGCCGGAGATACGGCCTTATTCAGCGACATGGCCCTTATCGGCGAGCTTTATAAGCCTAAGGTGGCTTTGTTGCCCATCGGCGGGCGTTTCACTATGGATGCCAGGGCTGCTGTTATGGCGGTGAAGCTCATCAAGCCCGAGCTCGTCGTGCCCATGCACTATAATACGTTCGACGTGATCAAGGCCGACCCGTGGAAGTTCCAGAAGATGGTCGAGGACGAGACCGATGCCGAGGCCGTCGTGATGGAGCCCGGTGACTCAATAGACATATAA
- a CDS encoding LysE family translocator, whose protein sequence is MFDILAAGFVIGLTHAMPPGPITFEVIKRGVSEGLLSALKVDLGAVAADALFFALIVIGLSQVLGSRTGRIAMWLCGCALLVFLGVRGIYKLFRKNGVKGDDKEQGSSPMAAGFLICITSPFAIVWWTGVFAGTMAVHLGSDAGSLLAMFAGIAIACLGWYALIGMISAAGKKVFRPSWMSVLSLLCSLMMLAFAAILFWRGYTTFM, encoded by the coding sequence GTGTTCGACATCCTCGCCGCAGGCTTCGTCATAGGGCTGACCCATGCCATGCCGCCCGGCCCTATTACTTTTGAAGTGATCAAGCGAGGAGTGTCCGAAGGCTTACTTTCGGCCCTAAAGGTCGATTTAGGCGCCGTGGCCGCGGATGCGCTTTTTTTCGCGCTCATCGTTATCGGCCTGAGCCAGGTGCTGGGTAGCCGCACCGGCCGTATCGCCATGTGGCTTTGTGGCTGCGCCCTGCTGGTGTTTCTCGGCGTGCGGGGTATCTATAAGCTGTTCAGGAAAAACGGCGTGAAGGGTGATGATAAAGAGCAAGGCTCCTCGCCCATGGCAGCAGGATTCCTGATATGCATAACCAGCCCGTTCGCCATCGTATGGTGGACAGGCGTGTTCGCCGGGACCATGGCCGTGCATCTCGGGAGCGATGCGGGCTCACTGCTGGCCATGTTCGCCGGCATAGCGATCGCCTGCCTCGGCTGGTACGCGCTCATCGGTATGATAAGCGCTGCAGGCAAAAAAGTATTCAGGCCGTCATGGATGTCAGTACTCTCGCTTTTATGCTCCCTGATGATGCTCGCCTTTGCGGCCATCCTCTTCTGGAGAGGCTACACGACGTTCATGTGA
- a CDS encoding DUF362 domain-containing protein, with product MNFDVVAVSREAPTLGRAAYDNTMEALNVLEHDGRLDKVRLSGTIMVKPNFTQPPNPSLKYGPRESDLSVHNHVCTDPFSIMAACDFIKSHGGRPFIAEGTKWPGGTKGVFLQMGCESLLEGSEVPLYDTITTGAGDRVHVSPSKVWNEDFASLEVNGIFTEIDGVVNIAKLKSHSNAVITGAVKNMYGALEPSKRRAEGHYCADPLWASISRKNMAKGYKLLCETFVQVHDAILTSFDLDEICVIEGIISGEGDGPLYRPAMPRQEYVVLASVNNPATIDAAESYYAGFSPEYLASEATYRLSELRSVPDEEFLDSYADQYFLRLAREAGMGSTRDFGVYAITEKASEIIPCDMLGLIRRGDVFELPTFVRYAANTPMFERIPDGELEFRVEAAA from the coding sequence ATGAACTTCGACGTCGTTGCCGTGAGCAGGGAGGCGCCAACGCTCGGGAGGGCCGCTTACGATAATACCATGGAGGCGCTGAACGTGCTGGAGCATGACGGCCGGCTCGATAAGGTACGGCTGAGCGGCACGATCATGGTCAAGCCGAACTTCACCCAGCCGCCGAACCCCTCGCTCAAATACGGCCCCAGGGAGTCCGACCTGAGCGTCCACAATCACGTCTGCACTGACCCGTTCTCTATTATGGCCGCCTGTGACTTCATTAAGTCGCACGGGGGCCGGCCGTTCATCGCCGAGGGCACTAAATGGCCGGGCGGAACGAAGGGCGTGTTCCTGCAGATGGGCTGCGAATCGTTGCTTGAAGGCAGCGAAGTGCCACTTTATGATACGATAACCACCGGGGCGGGCGACCGCGTGCATGTGTCGCCGTCGAAGGTATGGAATGAGGATTTTGCCTCCCTGGAAGTGAACGGGATATTCACCGAGATCGACGGCGTCGTGAACATCGCGAAGCTGAAGTCCCATAGTAACGCGGTGATCACGGGGGCTGTGAAGAACATGTACGGCGCCCTGGAGCCCTCTAAACGGCGCGCTGAAGGCCACTACTGTGCCGACCCGCTCTGGGCGAGCATCTCGAGGAAGAACATGGCAAAGGGATACAAGCTGTTGTGCGAGACATTCGTACAGGTGCACGACGCCATACTGACCTCTTTCGACCTCGACGAGATATGCGTGATCGAGGGCATCATATCGGGCGAGGGCGACGGCCCGCTCTACCGCCCCGCAATGCCCAGGCAGGAGTACGTCGTGCTTGCCTCGGTGAACAATCCGGCCACCATCGACGCCGCCGAAAGCTATTATGCCGGCTTTTCCCCGGAGTACCTGGCGAGCGAGGCAACGTATCGTTTGAGCGAACTGCGCTCCGTGCCCGACGAGGAATTCCTCGACTCCTACGCCGACCAGTACTTCCTGAGGCTGGCCCGCGAAGCGGGCATGGGCAGCACCCGTGACTTCGGCGTATATGCCATAACAGAAAAGGCTTCGGAGATCATACCGTGCGATATGCTGGGCCTCATTCGCCGGGGCGACGTGTTCGAGCTCCCGACTTTCGTTCGATATGCGGCCAATACGCCCATGTTCGAGCGCATACCGGACGGCGAGCTCGAGTTCAGGGTCGAAGCTGCCGCATGA